The Camelina sativa cultivar DH55 chromosome 14, Cs, whole genome shotgun sequence genome includes a window with the following:
- the LOC104739262 gene encoding uncharacterized protein LOC104739262, whose translation MGNSLRCCLACVLPCGALDLIRIVHLNGYVEEITRSITAGEILQANPNHVLSKPCSQGVVRKILILSPESELKRGSIYFLIPDASLPEKKRRRKDAPRRKKTLENPKADAATGDVVKGDDSECVKLCEKYLEEVVSSASDGKEHRHRRRHSRSASVSTWRPHLDSITEDLN comes from the coding sequence atgggaaaCAGCTTAAGGTGTTGTCTGGCTTGTGTTCTTCCATGTGGAGCACTAGATTTGATCAGGATCGTTCATCTAAACGGCTACGTTGAGGAGATCACACGGTCAATAACCGCCGGAGAGATCCTCCAAGCAAACCCAAACCATGTCCTAAGCAAACCATGTTCTCAAGGAGTTGTCCGCAAAATCTTGATCTTGTCCCCTGAATCTGAGCTCAAGCGAGGGAGCATCTATTTTCTTATCCCTGACGCTTCCTTGCCGGAGAAGAAAAGGCGGAGAAAGGACGCTCCTCGCCGTAAAAAGACTCTCGAAAACCCTAAAGCCGATGCCGCCACTGGCGACGTTGTTAAAGGTGATGATTCTGAATGCGTGAAGTTGTGTGAGAAGTACTTAGAAGAAGTTGTGTCGTCGGCCTCGGATGGTAAAGAACACCGTCATCGCCGGCGACACAGCAGATCGGCGTCAGTATCCACGTGGCGGCCTCATCTCGACAGTATCACCGAGGATCTTAATTAA
- the LOC104739263 gene encoding GDSL esterase/lipase At1g06990-like: MLIHVIIFMIITTILESTSCHTNVNVANNINVSLIPAILVFGDSTIDTGNNNYIKTIIRANFPPYGCNFPGHNATGRFSNGKLIPDFIASLLGIKDTVPPFLDPHLSDSDILTGVCFASAGSGYDTLTDRVTSTLSVSKQANMLRSYVEWLSQIVGKEKAATIVSEALVIVSSGTNDFDLNLYDTPSPRHKLGVDGYQSFILSSVHNFVQELYDIGCRRIMVLGLPPVGCLPIQMTMAMQKQNKRKCIDKQNSDSQEFNQKLNNSLTDMQSNLTGSVIFYGDIYGTLFDMATNPQRYGIKETTRGCCGTGEMELSYLCNALTRTCPDPNQFLFWDDIHPSQAAYIVVSLSLVEQILHVLS, translated from the exons aTGTTGATCCATGTTATTATATTCATGATCATAACCACGATCCTAGAATCGACGTCATGTCATACAAATGTAAACGTGGCCAACAATATTAACGTATCATTGATCCCGGCGATACTTGTCTTCGGCGATTCCACAATAGACACTGGCAACAACAACTACATCAAAACAATCATCCGGGCTAATTTCCCTCCTTACGGCTGCAATTTCCCCGGCCATAACGCTACCGGAAGATTCTCCAACGGTAAACTCATACCAGACTTTATAGCATCTCTTTTGGGAATCAAAGACACCGTTCCTCCTTTCCTCGACCCCCATTTGTCAGATTCCGATATCCTCACCGGAGTGTGCTTTGCTTCTGCTGGTTCCGGTTACGACACCCTCACAGATCGAGTAACTTCAACTCTATCCGTCTCTAAACAGGCGAATATGCTCAGAAGCTACGTGGAGTGGCTGAGTCAGATCGTCGGGAAAGAGAAAGCGGCCACGATAGTCAGCGAGGCTCTGGTGATTGTAAGCTCAGGAACTAACGATTTTGATCTAAATCTCTACGACACTCCTTCTCCTCGTCACAAGCTCGGCGTTGATGGCTATCAAAGTTTCATTCTCTCCAGTGTACACAACTTCGTTCAA gAACTATATGACATTGGGTGCCGTAGAATAATGGTGTTGGGACTACCGCCGGTAGGGTGTTTACCGATTCAAATGACGATGGCTatgcaaaaacagaacaagagaaAATGCATCGACAAACAAAACTCAGATTCACAGGAGTTTAACCAGAAGCTTAACAATTCCCTAACAGATATGCAATCCAATCTCACCGGCAGTGTCATCTTTTACGGAGATATCTACGGAACATTGTTTGACATGGCCACTAATCCCCAGAGATACG GAATAAAGGAAACGACGAGAGGATGCTGCGGGACTGGAGAGATGGAGCTATCGTACTTGTGCAATGCTTTAACACGGACTTGTCCTGACCCTAACCAGTTCCTTTTCTGGGACGACATTCATCCTTCCCAAGCTGCTTACATAGTCGTCAGTCTCAGTCTTGTTGAACAAATTCTCCACGTACTctcttga
- the LOC104739264 gene encoding exocyst complex component EXO70B1-like has protein sequence MAQAGDENLYAAARDIARALGKDPSAAGDILQILSGYGASGNRGGDPRPTHSRGGANLHNLDRSLNSLERQISGYIVEDRPIWSDPVDSRTFLDSVDELIAIAGDLRSMAGDKSVAVCLSRADDLIQQVMFRLQEEFGYVVDRAPDSFDSDDDDFSGEEEDNVTSYGVIIARPVTDYKIVIEALQSSVIGDLNAIAVRMVAGGFGKECSRVYSSRRREFLEESLSRLHLRGLSMEQVQETPWQDLEDEIDRWIKAVTLVFRVFFPSERLLCDRVFSDLSVSSVTDLSFMEVCRGTTTQLLNFADAIALGSRLPERLFKVMDLYETMQDLIPKMETLFSDRYCLPLRHEAVAIHKRLGEAIRGIFMELENLIRRDPPKTAFPGGGIHPITRYVMNYLRAACKSRQSLEQILEQTGNEAGPDASALSVQLRWVLELLESNLEGKKRTYRDPSLCFLFMMNNGKYILDKVTDNELGSILGEDWIVKQTAKLRQYHSNYRRSSWNQVVGFLRTEAPYPKLVENLRLFKAQFDEVCKIQSQWVVTDGQLREELRSSVNGIVSPAYSSFIRKLKESPEINGRRGEPFIAYTVEDLEMMIKRLFKESSS, from the exons ATGGCTCAAGCCGGTGACGAGAATCTTTACGCCGCCGCCAGAGACATCGCCAGAGCCCTCGGCAAGGATCCAAGCGCCGCCGGAGATATTTTACAGATTCTCTCTGGCTATGGCGCTTCCGGAAACCGCGGCGGTGACCCTCGACCCACCCATTCCCGCGGCGGCGCAAACCTTCATAACCTTGACCGATCACTTAACTCCTTAGAGAGACAGATCTCTGGCTACATCGTCGAGGATCGCCCCATCTGGTCCGATCCCGTTGACTCGCGCACCTTCCTCGACTCTGTTGACGAGCTAATTGCGATTGCCGGAGACTTGAGATCCATGGCCGGTGATAAATCCGTCGCCGTCTGTCTCTCCCGTGCCGATGATTTGATTCAACAAGTGATGTTTAGGCTTCAGGAAGAGTTTGGTTATGTAGTGGACCGTGCCCCTGACTCGTTTGACTCGGACGACGATGACTTCTccggcgaagaagaagacaacgtCACAAGCTACGGG GTAATAATAGCCCGTCCGGTGACCGATTACAAAATAGTGATTGAGGCGTTACAATCTAGCGTTATTGGCGATCTAAACGCGATCGCTGTGAGGATGGTCGCTGGTGGATTTGGGAAAGAGTGTTCAAGAGTGTACAGCAGTCGACGGAGAGAGTTTCTAGAGGAGAGTTTGTCGAGGCTGCATCTCAGAGGACTAAGTATGGAGCAAGTTCAAGAGACTCCATGGCAAGATCTTGAAGACGAAATCGACCGTTGGATCAAAGCTGTTACTTTGGTCTTCCGCGTTTTCTTCCCTAGCGAGCGTCTTCTCTGCGACCGCGTTTTCTCTgatctctctgtttcctctgtaaCTGATCTCTCTTTCATGGAAGTTTGTCGTGGAACGACCACACAGCTTCTGAATTTCGCAGACGCGATCGCTTTAGGGAGCCGTTTGCCTGAACGTTTGTTTAAGGTTATGGACTTATACGAAACGATGCAAGACCTAATTCCTAAGATGGAAACGTTATTCTCAGATAGATACTGTTTGCCTCTAAGGCATGAGGCGGTCGCGATTCATAAACGTTTAGGGGAAGCGATTAGAGGGATATTTATGGAGCTCGAGAACTTGATCCGTCGTGACCCTCCCAAAACCGCGTTTCCTGGCGGTGGGATTCACCCTATTACACGGTACGTGATGAATTATCTGCGTGCTGCGTGTAAATCGCGGCAGTCGTTGGAGCAGATCCTTGAACAGACTGGGAACGAAGCAGGACCAGATGCGAGTGCTTTGTCTGTGCAACTCAGATGGGTTTTGGAGTTGTTGGAGAGTAACTTGGAAGGCAAGAAAAGAACTTACCGTGATCCGTCTTTGTGCTTCTTGTTCATGATGAACAATGGCAAGTATATTCTTGATAAGGTGACTGATAACGAGCTCGGTTCGATCCTAGGAGAAGATTGGATTGTGAAGCAGACGGCGAAACTGAGGCAGTACCATTCTAATTACCGAAGGAGCTCGTGGAACCAAGTGGTGGGATTCCTTAGGACCGAGGCTCCGTATCCAAAGTTAGTAGAGAACCTTAGATTGTTCAAAGCCCAGTTCGATGAGGTGTGTAAGATCCAATCTCAATGGGTTGTAACTGATGGGCAATTGAGGGAAGAGTTAAGAAGCTCCGTTAACGGAATTGTGTCTCCGGCGTACTCGAGTTTCATCAGAAAATTGAAGGAGTCGCCAGAGATTAATGGGAGGCGTGGAGAGCCGTTTATTGCTTATACtgttgaagatttggagatgatGATTAAACGGTTGTTCAAGGAAAGCTCAAGttga
- the LOC104739265 gene encoding laccase-3-like, with protein sequence MKSQTPTNLGRVSIILVLACCTFLASLTSAEVHVREFVIEAKPVKRLCRTHQTITVNGQFPGPTLEVRNGDSLAITVINRARYNISLHWHGIRQLRNPWADGPEYITQCPIQPGQSYTYRIKIEDQEGTLWWHAHSHWLRATVYGALIIYPRLGSPYPFSMPKRDIPIILGEWWDRNPMDVLRLAQFTGAAPNVSDAYTINGQPGDLYRCSKPETVRFPIVPGETVQLRLINAALNQELFFTVANHQLTVVEVDSAYTKPFTTNVVMLGPGQTTNVLITANQRPGRYYMAARAYNSANAPFDNTTTTAILEYVNAPSGRGQITPVFPVLPGFNDTATATAFVNRLRYYKRAPVPLKIDENLFFAVGLGLINCTNQNSPRCQGPNGTRFAASMNNVSFVLPRTNSVMQAYYQGIPGIITADFPPVPPVQFDYTGNVSRGLWQPVKATKAYKLKYKANVQIVLQDTSIVTPENHPMHLHGYQFYVVGSGFGNFDPKRDPASFNLFDPPERNTIGTPPGGWVAIRFVADNPGAWFMHCHIDSHLGWGLAMVFLVENGVGQLQSVQPPPLDLPRC encoded by the exons ATGAAGTCTCAGACTCCAACAAATCTCGGACGAGTCTCTATCATTTTAGTTCTTGCTTGTTGCACTTTTCTTGCTTCCCTCACTTCAGCTGAAGTTCACGTCCGTGAATTCGTG ATCGAGGCAAAACCAGTGAAGAGGCTGTGCAGAACTCACCAGACCATCACCGTGAATGGTCAGTTCCCCGGTCCAACACTCGAGGTAAGAAACGGTGACTCGCTAGCCATCACGGTCATCAATAGAGCTCGTTACAACATCAGTCTCcactg GCATGGAATCCGACAGCTGCGAAACCCGTGGGCTGATGGACCAGAGTACATAACTCAATGTCCAATCCAGCCGGGACAAAGCTATACATACAGAATCAAGATCGAAGACCAAGAAGGTACACTTTGGTGGCACGCTCATAGCCATTGGCTTCGAGCTACCGTCTATGGAGCTCTAATCATTTACCCTCGTCTCGGTTCTCCTTACCCTTTCTCAATGCCTAAACGTGACATCCCAATTATTCTCG GGGAGTGGTGGGATAGAAACCCTATGGATGTTCTGAGGTTAGCCCAATTCACAGGAGCAGCACCAAACGTCTCAGACGCTTACACCATCAATGGCCAACCAGGCGATCTCTACCGCTGCTCTAAGCCCGAGACCGTCCGATTTCCTATTGTCCCTGGCGAGACGGTTCAGCTTCGTCTTATCAACGCCGCCCTGAACCAAGAACTCTTCTTCACTGTTGCCAACCACCAGCTCACTGTGGTCGAGGTAGATTCTGCTTACACTAAGCCTTTCACCACAAACGTTGTCATGCTCGGTCCAGGTCAGACCACAAACGTCCTCATAACCGCTAATCAACGCCCTGGCCGTTATTACATGGCTGCGCGGGCCTACAATAGCGCAAACGCTCCCTTTGACAATACCACCACAACTGCTATTTTGGAATACGTCAACGCACCTAGTGGACGCGGCCAGATCACACCCGTTTTCCCGGTTTTGCCAGGGTTCAATGACACCGCTACTGCAACCGCTTTCGTCAACCGTTTGCGGTACTATAAGAGAGCTCCAGTGCCACTCAAAATCGACGAAAATCTATTTTTCGCAGTTGGGTTGGGACTAATAAACTGCACCAACCAGAACAGTCCGCGATGCCAGGGACCGAACGGAACGCGGTTTGCTGCAAGCATGAACAACGTCTCATTCGTTCTTCCTCGGACTAATTCGGTGATGCAAGCCTATTACCAAGGAATCCCCGGAATTATAACCGCAGATTTCCCGCCGGTTCCTCCTGTTCAATTCGACTACACAGGAAACGTAAGCCGTGGACTTTGGCAACCCGTAAAGGCCACAAAGGCTTACAAGCTTAAGTACAAGGCCAATGTTCAGATTGTGTTGCAGGACACGAGCATTGTCACACCCGAGAACCATCCTATGCATCTTCATGGGTACCAGTTTTATGTTGTCGGGTCGGGTTTTGGGAATTTTGACCCCAAGAGAGATCCGGCTAGCTTCAATCTGTTTGACCCACCGGAGAGGAATACTATTGGAACCCCTCCCGGTGGATGGGTGGCCATCCGATTCGTTGCTGACAATCCAG gagcttggtTTATGCATTGTCACATTGACTCACATCTAGGATGGGGTTTGGCGATGGTTTTCCTAGTCGAAAATGGAGTGGGTCAGCTCCAGTCGGTGCAGCCTCCGCCATTGGATCTCCCAAGATGCTAG